The Streptomyces sp. JB150 genomic interval GCGGTGCAAAGTCTGCTGATCTCGGTGAAATGCCAGGCGCCAGGTCTATGTCAGCTCAGGCTGTCCATCGGCGGGAGGCGTGGTTCGGAGAGCTTCAGCAGCACGGTCTGCCTCAGCCAAGGCGGTCGAGGTCACCTCTCCGATCACGAGCGCCTGAACGATTACATCGTTCGCCTGACGGGCGCGTGCCAAGCCCATAACGATCAAAAGAGTCGATAGGGCGAAACTCAGAAGAAACAGGGGAGAGACTTTGACAGAGAGCGTGACCGTCAGGACAGCCACACCGGTGCCGACGTTAACGCGCAGGTCTGCTTCTGCCATCAGTCGGTCGTGATCGGCGTAAAGAGTCGAGTTCTTGGCAAGGAGCCTTGTACCCAACTGGCCAAGTTCTTCCAGGATGTTGCGCAGCAGGATTCTCTCGGCGACATCGCGGTGACGCTCTGACCGCTGCGATTCGAGCCACAGCAGGAGGGGATTCGCACGCACATGAGCCTGCAGGTCCGCCCAAGCCTGCTGGGTCAGTAGCCTGGTGGCCGAGAAGGCTGGGTAGCCGTCGGCAGCCCCTGTTGATCGGAACTGCGTGAGCACAGGGTGCCCTTGAACAACGGGCCACTGATCTGGCAGTACCTCGTCGGTGCCCCAGGCAGCACGTGCCGGCTCACGAAGAAGCTGGTTCGCCGAAATGCTTACTACGCTACCCAGGACATATGCCGTAAAGATGAGTGCGGCTCCAACCCCTGGCCGCCCGACCAACTCGGCCAGCTCGTAGACCCTCGCAGCGAAGCCGCTAGCATGCGCCCGACTGGGGATCCGATCACCGAGGGCAACCCACAGGGCGAGTAACCAGAGAACGCCAGCGGCCAAAGGAGTGCGCAGCTCCCGAAAGCCGGGAAGTATCTGTGTAAGCACGACCCCCCTTGGTCTGACCGTCTCCCGACGGACATGATCCATCGTTTGTCCGCATCAGTCACGGGGGTCGGTTCTTCATGGCGTGACATGCGCGCAGACAAGCATGCTTCGGCCAATGGCGGGCCGGTCGTCGAGGCGGTGACGATGTACCAGGGTGTTGACGGCTGGATCCTTGGCTTGCAGTGCCGCGGTGTGTGCAGCACGCGAGCGGGAATGCCTGTGACCGGTTCGCAGTCGGTCAACAAGTCATCGCCCGCTGTTCTCAACTTCCGGAGAGAAAGACTTTAGCCGTCTGCCTTTGCAACTCCGATCGGGCAGGACACCCCGGTCCCGCCCAGCCCGCAGTACCCGTTCGGGTTTTTGCTGTCCGAAAGGTACTGCTGGTGGTAGTCCTCGGCCGGGTAGAAGGGGCGGCCTTCGGCCGGGAGGATCTCCGTGGTGATCTCGCCGTAGCCGGAGTCCGAGAGGACCTTCTGGTAGGCCTGGCGGGAGGACTCGGCGGTGGCCGCCTGGGCGGGGGTGTGGGTGTAGATCGCCGAGCGGTACTGGGTGCCGACGTCGTTGCCCTGGCGGTAGCCCTGGGTCGGGTCGTGGGACTCCCAGAAGGTCCTCAGCAGGCGGTCGTAGGAGATGACGGCGGGGTCGTAGACCACGCGGACGACCTCGGTGTGGCCGGTCAGGCCCGAGCAGACCTCCTCGTAGGTGGGGTGCTCGGTGTAGCCGCCCTGGTAGCCGACCAGGGTCGTGTACACACCCGCCGGGAGCTGCCAGAACTTGCGTTCGGCGCCCCAGAAGCAGCCGAGGCCGAAGTCGGCGGTCTCCATGCCCTCGGGGTAGGGGCCGAGGAGCGGGGTGCCGAGGACCGTGTGGCGCTCGGGGACGGTGTAGGCCGGCTCCGGGCGGCCCGTCAGCGCCTGCTCGGGGGTGGGCAGGACGGGGGTGCGGCCGAACAGCATGGTGGGGCTCCTTCTTGCCGGACGACGTCGGGGCGGCACTCGGTGAACGTCCGGGCGCCGCCCCGCATTCCGGCCAGGTGCCGGCCAGGTGCCGGCCGGGTGCCGGCCGGGCTCAGTCCGCGGCGGCCACCACCAGCGCCGACGAGTCGCGGATCGTGCAGTAGTACGCCGCCATCCCGTCGCCGCGGTAACGCCACGGCAGCGCGTTGACGTAACCGTCCACCAGACGGAACTGCTCGACCGCCATCTCGTCGCGGTCCTGGAGGGACAGGTAGTACGCCAGCAGGTGGCGCAGCTCCGGCAGGCGCGGGTGGGCCGGGTCGGCCGCGGCGGCGTCCGCGAGGCCCGCGTCGACCCGGGCCACCATCTGCGGCGTACGGTCGCCCTCCGCGTCGTCGGAGTCGTCGTGCTCGAAGTGGGCGATCAGCGGCAGCACCGTCAGCAGGCTGCCCAGCGGTGCCTTCGCCGCGGCCTGCTCGGCGAACTCCATGGCCAGCTCCTCGGAGCCGCGCCACTTGGCGCA includes:
- the msrA gene encoding peptide-methionine (S)-S-oxide reductase MsrA produces the protein MLFGRTPVLPTPEQALTGRPEPAYTVPERHTVLGTPLLGPYPEGMETADFGLGCFWGAERKFWQLPAGVYTTLVGYQGGYTEHPTYEEVCSGLTGHTEVVRVVYDPAVISYDRLLRTFWESHDPTQGYRQGNDVGTQYRSAIYTHTPAQAATAESSRQAYQKVLSDSGYGEITTEILPAEGRPFYPAEDYHQQYLSDSKNPNGYCGLGGTGVSCPIGVAKADG